The nucleotide sequence ACGCCGCGCCGGCTGTGCGTGGGAACGCTGACTTCCGCGAGCCTGGCCGCATCTTCGTCCTGGTCGACCGCCACATACTGGCCGTGCCAATAGGCGAGCGCCGCGTTGCGGGTCGAATTCCTGACGGTCCTGACACGGCCGATGACGATGCCGTGCGAATGGCGCTCGACGATTTCCTCGACCTCGCAATCGACCGCGGACAACGCGCCGACCAGCAGCGGAACGCCCGAGACTGATGTCACCCACTGGCTGCCGGCAAAGCGATCGGCGCCCTTCAGGCCGCCCTTGCCGGCAAAGCGCTCGGCGACATCGAGCTGATCGGCCGCCAGGATGTTGACGCCGAAGGCACCGTAGCGGCGGATCAGCGGGAAGGACGAGGCATCGCGGTTGATGCTGACCAGCAGCGTCGGCGGTTCGACCGACAGCGA is from Bradyrhizobium xenonodulans and encodes:
- a CDS encoding flavin reductase family protein, translated to MNVVPRDLMTETAVSPADFRGAMRHLTGGVSVITAGRGRDITGMTVTSVASLSVEPPTLLVSINRDASSFPLIRRYGAFGVNILAADQLDVAERFAGKGGLKGADRFAGSQWVTSVSGVPLLVGALSAVDCEVEEIVERHSHGIVIGRVRTVRNSTRNAALAYWHGQYVAVDQDEDAARLAEVSVPTHSRRGV